GTAATGGTAATTCAAAATCAAAATCATCAAACTTAGCACCGATAGTAGAAATTTCAAGACTATTACGTTGCATTTTTACAGCACCATCTTCACCTCTTACAGTTCCTGTTGGTTTTGGTAAATCTTTAATTCTAAATGTTGCTTTATCTCCTACGTTACCACCACCGTCAGGTAATGATGCACTTACGTTAATAGTTACTTCTCTACCTTTAATTCTAGTAGCATCCATAACATATTTACTTCCAGAAACTTTAGCTAAACCTTGAGCTTTAGCATTTACTTTATTATCAGGTACACCTGCAAAAGAAATAGTCATTGGGTTTTTAACACCTCTATAAACTACATTCATTTTATCTGCAGAAATAGTTGCTGAATTTGGTTTTGCAACCGTTGCAAAAGATGAGTTTACAGGTACTTCAACCTCTTCTCCATCTTGAGCAAAATATAAAGCTCCTGCAATTTTATGCTCTCCAACTCCACCAGTTCCAACTTTAAGTTTCACCTTACCGCCTTCAATAATGTATTGTTTATCGCTAAGTTTTCTACCATCTAAAGTTAATTCAACTCTACTTGGTTTTGTTGAAGCATCTGTACGACCTAAAACAATTTGTCCGTCGAATTGCTCTCCATTAAAATAAGCAGATTTAGATGTTTCCATTAAAGTAGTATAGTTGGTCATAGACACCTCACTAGAAAGTGTTCCTTGCAACATATTACCTAATATTTCAGATTCTGTTGTTTTAATATCAGACTGTAATTGAGTCATTTTAGTTAAAGAAGCTACTAAAGGAAATCCTTTGAAGTTATGATCTAACCACTCTACAGTTCCTGCACCACGTTTAACATCGTCAGTATTAAATTTGTCTTTTACAGATTTAACTACATCTTCCATGCCTTTTTGGCCTTCAAT
The window above is part of the Algibacter sp. L3A6 genome. Proteins encoded here:
- the gldM gene encoding gliding motility protein GldM; protein product: MAGGNLSPRQKMINLMYLIFIAMLALNMSKEVLSAFGLMNERLVESNESAELRNKSFVDNLKLKAEEQPEKYEPLKAKGEALDQLAGDFSAYLEELKTKMTATVDNPEEYESMDKGDYLDQNFFKGGKLKAEGEEFKAKIVGFREGVLKLIEGQKGMEDVVKSVKDKFNTDDVKRGAGTVEWLDHNFKGFPLVASLTKMTQLQSDIKTTESEILGNMLQGTLSSEVSMTNYTTLMETSKSAYFNGEQFDGQIVLGRTDASTKPSRVELTLDGRKLSDKQYIIEGGKVKLKVGTGGVGEHKIAGALYFAQDGEEVEVPVNSSFATVAKPNSATISADKMNVVYRGVKNPMTISFAGVPDNKVNAKAQGLAKVSGSKYVMDATRIKGREVTINVSASLPDGGGNVGDKATFRIKDLPKPTGTVRGEDGAVKMQRNSLEISTIGAKFDDFDFELPLRVTGFKFKVPGQPTISVSGSKLDSRAKGALRKAKRGSDVTIFDIQAKATGVSVILKKVSPIIIELTN